A stretch of Ferribacterium limneticum DNA encodes these proteins:
- a CDS encoding CysB family HTH-type transcriptional regulator, protein MKLQQLRYIVEIRRQGLNVSEAAESLYTSQPGISKQVKLLEDELGIAIFERSGKRFTGVTEPGKVVLGIAERILREAENLKRASGEFASGDTGRLVLAATHTQARYALPVVVRDFVAQHPDVKLEMHQGSPIQIAEWVVAGEADIGIATESLDQYPQLITLPVRQWTHCVIAPEGHPILKSQPLSLSELAKWPLITYDTAFTGRSRINRAFERIGAQPNVALTALDADVIKTYVSLGLGLGIISALAFDAQRDAGLVAIDAAHLFESNTTRLALRRGTYLRRYDYDLITLFAPHLSRHVVEMAMQGGGDEYQL, encoded by the coding sequence ATGAAACTCCAACAGCTGCGTTACATCGTCGAAATCCGGCGTCAGGGACTGAATGTCTCGGAGGCTGCCGAGTCGCTTTACACCTCGCAGCCCGGCATTTCCAAGCAGGTGAAACTGCTTGAAGACGAACTCGGTATCGCCATTTTCGAGCGCAGCGGCAAGCGTTTCACCGGCGTGACCGAACCGGGCAAGGTTGTTCTCGGCATTGCCGAACGCATCCTGCGCGAGGCGGAAAACCTGAAACGGGCGAGCGGCGAGTTCGCCTCGGGCGACACCGGCCGGCTGGTTCTGGCGGCAACGCACACCCAGGCCCGCTATGCCTTGCCCGTTGTGGTTCGCGATTTTGTCGCCCAGCATCCAGACGTCAAGCTGGAAATGCACCAGGGCAGCCCGATCCAGATTGCCGAATGGGTGGTGGCCGGCGAGGCCGACATCGGCATCGCCACCGAATCGCTTGACCAGTATCCGCAACTGATCACACTGCCGGTCCGCCAGTGGACGCATTGCGTCATTGCGCCGGAGGGGCATCCGATCCTGAAATCGCAGCCACTGTCGCTGAGCGAACTGGCGAAATGGCCGCTGATTACCTACGACACCGCCTTTACCGGCCGTTCGCGGATCAATCGAGCTTTCGAGCGGATTGGCGCGCAGCCCAATGTGGCGCTCACCGCCCTCGATGCCGACGTGATCAAGACCTATGTTAGCCTTGGCCTGGGCCTCGGCATCATTTCGGCGCTGGCTTTCGATGCCCAGCGCGATGCCGGGCTGGTGGCGATCGACGCCGCTCACCTGTTCGAATCCAACACCACCCGCCTGGCCTTGCGCCGTGGCACCTATCTCAGGCGCTACGACTACGATCTGATCACCCTGTTTGCCCCGCATTTGTCCAGGCACGTAGTCGAAATGGCTATGCAAGGTGGTGGTGATGAATATCAGCTATAA
- a CDS encoding HDOD domain-containing protein, whose amino-acid sequence MNAVAEEVQLQSMLNGVDIPPCPAVLIELDAELKKDIPDQREIARLISQDVALSGHVMLIANSPAFSTGRKLVSIMQAINVLGMQSIFSLVVSQLLKLALAGDQDAAMDRFWESSAQTARVSAELAKRLRCVRPDVAYTFGLFHDCGIPLLMKRFSQTREVLASANAAEDRGFTDVEDAMMGTNHAVVGYFLAKRWHLADFVAEGVLYHHDYSVLVKPGSVSDTARALIAVCVLAEHIIRLHGSGNGEQEWDKAASNACAYFDLSLGAVDDLIDDLIDWLG is encoded by the coding sequence ATGAACGCAGTCGCTGAAGAAGTGCAGTTGCAGAGCATGCTGAACGGGGTAGACATTCCCCCTTGTCCCGCCGTATTGATCGAACTCGATGCCGAGCTGAAAAAAGACATACCGGATCAACGGGAAATCGCCCGTCTGATCAGCCAGGATGTAGCGCTTTCCGGGCATGTGATGCTGATCGCCAATTCCCCGGCCTTCTCGACCGGGCGCAAACTGGTCTCCATCATGCAGGCAATCAACGTGCTGGGGATGCAGAGCATCTTCAGTCTGGTGGTCTCGCAGTTGCTGAAACTGGCGCTGGCCGGCGACCAGGATGCCGCGATGGATCGTTTCTGGGAGAGCTCGGCGCAGACGGCGCGCGTTTCGGCCGAGCTGGCCAAGCGCTTGCGCTGTGTTCGGCCCGATGTGGCCTATACCTTCGGCTTGTTCCACGATTGCGGCATTCCCTTGCTGATGAAGCGTTTTTCGCAGACCAGGGAAGTGCTGGCATCGGCCAACGCCGCCGAGGACCGCGGCTTCACCGATGTCGAAGACGCCATGATGGGAACCAACCATGCCGTCGTCGGCTACTTCCTGGCCAAGCGCTGGCACCTTGCCGATTTTGTCGCCGAGGGGGTGCTATATCACCACGATTACAGCGTGTTGGTCAAACCCGGCAGCGTTTCGGATACGGCGCGCGCCCTGATTGCCGTCTGTGTGCTGGCCGAGCACATCATCCGTTTGCACGGTAGCGGCAATGGCGAGCAGGAGTGGGACAAGGCCGCCTCGAACGCCTGCGCCTACTTCGATCTGTCGCTGGGTGCCGTCGACGACCTGATTGACGACCTGATCGACTGGCTAGGCTGA
- the nosD gene encoding nitrous oxide reductase family maturation protein NosD — protein MSPRFVLALFGLCLSLTAFAGQPLQAWLDTALPGTVLRLPPGNYSGPATINKPLTLEGNGKVIIDAGGKGTVLTIKADRVTLRGLTLRGSGDSHDAIDGGIMVAEGKGLLIENNIVEDVLFGISLHRTTDSIVRNNRIRSRPVDSADRGDGLRLWYSTGNRIENNDIAQIRDITVSNSPQNRYTGNTIRDSRRAFNLLFSHRSLIERNLLEKNSTGVIALNSNGLIIRNNRILHAMDASGAGIALKETSAALVVDNEIVHCAHGIMADSPMDAINRIVFINNVIAHNITGIYFYGAKGGHIAINNTFKSNLWPVTIIGDGDPMNDTWWGNNWDTYEGFDLDGDGFGDKPHELHAYADRLWIETPSATFFRNSPVLELLDFLERLAPFSSPSLILRDTAPRMLKSP, from the coding sequence ATGAGCCCCCGTTTCGTCCTCGCCCTGTTTGGCCTCTGTCTGTCTCTCACAGCCTTCGCCGGCCAACCGCTGCAAGCCTGGCTCGATACCGCGCTACCCGGTACGGTTCTGCGCCTGCCGCCCGGCAATTACAGCGGTCCGGCCACGATCAACAAACCCTTGACCCTGGAAGGCAACGGCAAGGTCATCATCGACGCCGGCGGCAAGGGAACCGTCCTCACCATCAAGGCCGACCGGGTGACCTTGCGGGGCCTGACCCTGCGCGGCAGCGGCGACTCGCACGACGCCATCGACGGCGGCATCATGGTGGCGGAGGGCAAGGGTCTGCTGATCGAAAACAACATCGTCGAAGATGTGCTATTCGGCATTTCACTGCACCGGACGACCGACAGCATCGTGCGCAATAACCGCATCCGCTCCCGCCCCGTCGATTCGGCCGACCGTGGCGATGGCCTGCGCCTCTGGTACAGCACCGGCAACCGTATCGAGAACAACGACATCGCCCAGATTCGCGACATCACGGTCAGCAATTCGCCGCAAAACCGCTATACCGGCAACACCATCCGCGACAGTCGCCGGGCTTTCAATCTGCTTTTTTCGCATCGCAGCCTGATCGAACGCAACCTGCTGGAAAAGAACTCGACCGGCGTCATCGCACTGAACTCGAACGGCCTGATCATCCGCAACAATCGCATCCTGCACGCCATGGATGCCTCGGGTGCCGGCATCGCCCTCAAGGAAACCTCGGCGGCACTGGTCGTGGACAACGAAATCGTCCATTGCGCCCATGGCATCATGGCTGATTCGCCAATGGATGCGATCAACCGCATCGTCTTCATCAACAATGTGATCGCCCACAACATCACCGGCATCTATTTCTACGGCGCCAAGGGTGGGCACATCGCCATCAACAACACCTTCAAGAGCAACCTGTGGCCGGTCACCATCATTGGCGATGGCGACCCGATGAACGATACCTGGTGGGGCAACAACTGGGATACCTACGAAGGCTTCGACCTCGACGGTGACGGTTTCGGCGACAAACCACACGAGCTGCACGCCTACGCCGACCGGCTGTGGATCGAAACGCCGAGCGCCACCTTCTTCCGCAACTCGCCCGTTCTGGAGTTGCTCGATTTTCTCGAACGGCTGGCCCCCTTCTCGTCACCGTCGCTGATCCTCCGCGATACGGCGCCGCGCATGCTGAAATCGCCGTAG
- a CDS encoding EAL and HDOD domain-containing protein encodes MFNGLKKLFGKKPETQDIPSAESSGKPGRPVRETPFLRREAVFDRSNRLSGHLFRLQQSTVPASVDDGKQRDFDQTLLDTLNASPEAWNTSLAFIPLSSSSLDLPALDRLKKTNIVLLIQLAADAEADMVCEAIDQLRQRGLLIGVFRQPKHRAFARVIQQVDYAAIDVAGSEANAVRDFSAAIRSGDRERPVRLFACNIDTFDDHLFCHQWHFENFHGKFAESAPKLPNETSGDPHKAQLLNLLRLVQGDAETVEIAAAMKQDPLLSFRILRYLNSPALALSRQIDSLEQALVILGRQRLSRWVAVLLFSVRDPHLGDWLMIENALTRGRLMEVLGEQAMPGKAHDALFLTGIFSCLDRLLRRPLAETLSDIPISADIRQALLERSGPYAALLAVAEASEAFDPPLMESTARAAGVDPDSVNRALLAATAWASEVTEYWE; translated from the coding sequence GTGTTCAACGGTCTGAAAAAGCTGTTCGGCAAGAAGCCAGAAACCCAGGACATACCCTCAGCCGAATCAAGCGGCAAACCCGGCCGCCCCGTCAGGGAGACGCCTTTTCTTCGCCGCGAGGCAGTTTTCGACCGCAGCAACCGTCTGTCCGGCCATCTTTTTCGCCTGCAACAATCGACCGTGCCCGCCAGTGTCGACGATGGCAAACAACGCGACTTCGACCAGACTCTACTCGACACGCTGAACGCCAGTCCCGAGGCCTGGAACACCAGCCTCGCCTTCATCCCGCTCAGTTCGTCCAGCCTCGACCTCCCGGCACTTGATCGCCTGAAGAAGACCAACATCGTGCTGCTCATCCAGCTGGCGGCCGATGCTGAAGCCGACATGGTCTGCGAGGCAATCGACCAGCTACGCCAGCGCGGCCTGCTGATCGGGGTTTTCCGCCAACCGAAGCATCGCGCCTTTGCCCGGGTCATCCAGCAGGTCGACTACGCGGCGATCGATGTCGCTGGCAGCGAGGCCAACGCCGTCCGGGACTTTTCCGCGGCCATCCGCTCCGGTGATCGGGAACGCCCGGTCCGGCTATTTGCCTGCAACATCGACACTTTCGACGATCACCTTTTCTGCCATCAGTGGCATTTCGAAAATTTTCACGGCAAGTTTGCCGAATCCGCCCCCAAGCTCCCGAACGAAACGAGCGGCGATCCGCACAAGGCACAGTTGCTCAACCTGTTGCGCCTGGTCCAGGGCGATGCCGAGACAGTGGAAATTGCGGCGGCAATGAAACAGGACCCGCTGCTCAGTTTCCGCATCCTGCGTTACCTGAACTCCCCGGCGCTGGCCCTGAGTCGCCAGATCGACTCGCTGGAGCAGGCCCTGGTCATTCTCGGCCGCCAGCGCCTGAGCCGCTGGGTGGCTGTCCTGCTCTTCTCGGTACGCGACCCGCATCTGGGCGACTGGCTGATGATCGAAAACGCCCTGACCCGTGGCCGCCTGATGGAAGTCCTGGGCGAACAGGCCATGCCCGGAAAGGCGCACGATGCGCTGTTCCTGACCGGCATTTTTTCCTGCCTCGATCGCCTGCTGCGCCGCCCGCTGGCCGAAACCCTGAGCGACATCCCGATTTCTGCGGACATCCGCCAGGCCCTGCTTGAACGCAGCGGGCCCTACGCCGCGCTGCTGGCCGTGGCTGAAGCCAGCGAGGCGTTCGACCCGCCGCTGATGGAAAGTACTGCCCGGGCTGCCGGCGTCGATCCGGACAGTGTCAACCGTGCCCTGCTGGCGGCCACCGCCTGGGCCAGCGAAGTCACGGAATACTGGGAATAA
- a CDS encoding peptidylprolyl isomerase translates to MFKLSRLAALLVAGAVVSAPVLAADKAKAFATVNGQPISQTVYNAFIAEQKAQGAPDSPELQGAIKEELVRREILAQEAKKKGLDKNPNIQGQIDLAKQAVLIRAYLSDYVKANPISEAQLKAEYELIKNNLGSTEFKARHVLVEKEDDAKAIIAKLDKGEKFSELAKASKDPGSKDKGGELGWSSPNAYVKPFGEALGKLKKGEYTKTPVKSDFGYHVIQLDDSRPMTPPPFDQVKPQLQQRASQQQVENLVKELRGKAKVD, encoded by the coding sequence ATGTTCAAACTCTCCCGCCTGGCCGCCCTGCTTGTCGCCGGTGCCGTCGTTTCCGCTCCGGTTCTCGCTGCCGACAAGGCCAAGGCCTTCGCTACCGTCAATGGCCAGCCGATTTCCCAAACCGTCTACAACGCTTTCATCGCCGAGCAAAAGGCTCAGGGCGCCCCTGATTCGCCGGAACTGCAAGGCGCCATCAAGGAAGAACTGGTTCGCCGCGAAATCCTCGCCCAGGAAGCCAAGAAGAAGGGCCTGGACAAGAACCCGAACATCCAGGGTCAGATCGACTTGGCCAAGCAGGCCGTGCTGATCCGCGCCTACCTGTCCGACTACGTCAAGGCCAACCCGATCAGTGAAGCCCAGCTCAAGGCCGAATACGAACTGATCAAGAACAACCTGGGCAGCACTGAATTCAAGGCTCGCCACGTGCTGGTCGAGAAGGAAGATGATGCCAAGGCGATCATCGCCAAGCTCGACAAGGGCGAGAAGTTCTCCGAACTGGCCAAGGCCTCCAAGGATCCCGGTTCCAAGGACAAGGGCGGCGAACTCGGCTGGAGCTCCCCGAACGCCTACGTCAAGCCGTTTGGCGAAGCGCTGGGCAAGCTGAAGAAGGGCGAATACACCAAGACCCCGGTGAAGTCCGATTTCGGCTACCACGTCATCCAGCTCGACGACTCCCGTCCGATGACCCCGCCGCCGTTCGATCAGGTCAAGCCGCAACTGCAACAGCGCGCCAGCCAGCAGCAGGTCGAGAACCTGGTCAAGGAACTGCGCGGCAAGGCCAAGGTCGACTAA
- a CDS encoding BolA family protein: MSPETIELLRQRLAVLQPESIAIVDDSHRHAGHAGARDGGHYQLQIVAQAFAGKSTIARHRMIYDAAGDLMRGRIHALSICAEVPGEV, translated from the coding sequence GTGAGTCCTGAAACCATCGAACTGCTGCGCCAACGTTTGGCCGTGCTGCAGCCCGAATCCATCGCCATCGTTGATGACTCGCACCGCCATGCCGGCCACGCCGGGGCCCGCGACGGTGGTCACTACCAGTTACAAATTGTTGCACAGGCATTTGCCGGGAAAAGTACTATTGCCCGTCACCGCATGATTTATGATGCGGCAGGTGATTTGATGCGCGGACGGATTCATGCGCTCAGCATCTGCGCTGAAGTGCCCGGCGAAGTATAA
- a CDS encoding YciI family protein, translating into MLYAIIAEDKAGTLDKRLAARPAHIERLLALQAEARLILAGPCPAIDSPDPGPAGFSGSIIIAEFASLAAAQTWADADPYIAAGVYEKVSIKPFKKALPA; encoded by the coding sequence ATGCTTTACGCGATCATTGCTGAAGACAAGGCCGGCACGCTGGACAAGCGCCTCGCCGCCCGCCCCGCCCACATTGAGCGCCTGCTCGCCCTGCAGGCGGAAGCCCGCCTGATCCTGGCCGGCCCCTGCCCGGCCATCGACTCGCCCGATCCCGGCCCGGCCGGCTTTTCCGGCAGCATCATCATCGCCGAATTTGCCTCCCTCGCTGCGGCCCAAACCTGGGCCGATGCCGACCCTTATATTGCCGCCGGGGTTTACGAGAAAGTCAGCATCAAACCGTTCAAGAAAGCCTTGCCGGCGTGA
- a CDS encoding septation protein A, which produces MKLLFDLFPVILFFATFKYAEKSPELAASWMGSLLGFVPDDIKMAPILLATVVVIAATVAQIIWVHFRHGKVDKMLWISLVLVVVFGGMTLAFQNEAFIKWKPTILYWVFAGSMAFSALILKKNPIKAMLGEQLTLPEPIWGKLSLAWIGFFLVMGVLNLVIAFNFPTDIWVNFKLFGGMGLMLVFVLGQGMLLSKYVEEEK; this is translated from the coding sequence ATGAAACTGCTCTTCGACCTCTTCCCCGTCATCCTCTTTTTCGCCACTTTCAAGTACGCGGAAAAGAGCCCTGAACTCGCGGCCAGCTGGATGGGCTCGCTGCTTGGCTTCGTCCCCGACGACATCAAGATGGCGCCGATCCTGCTCGCTACCGTCGTCGTCATCGCCGCCACCGTCGCTCAGATCATCTGGGTGCACTTTCGCCACGGCAAGGTGGACAAGATGCTCTGGATCAGTCTGGTCCTCGTCGTCGTCTTCGGCGGCATGACCCTGGCCTTCCAGAACGAAGCCTTCATCAAGTGGAAACCGACCATCCTTTACTGGGTATTCGCCGGCAGCATGGCCTTCAGCGCCCTGATCCTCAAAAAGAACCCCATCAAGGCCATGCTCGGCGAACAGCTGACCTTGCCCGAACCGATCTGGGGCAAGCTCAGCCTGGCCTGGATAGGCTTTTTCCTGGTCATGGGCGTGCTCAATCTGGTCATCGCCTTCAATTTCCCGACCGATATCTGGGTCAATTTCAAACTGTTCGGCGGCATGGGCCTGATGCTCGTCTTCGTGCTCGGCCAGGGCATGCTGCTATCCAAATATGTTGAGGAAGAAAAATAA
- a CDS encoding HD domain-containing phosphohydrolase, translating into MHTVLIIDDSDINLTLIKALVLKLGDCSPILFDKPIAALEWCRENVPDLVIVDYMMPDMDGLRFISAFRALHGRNEIPVLMITANDQKDIRYDALLGGANDFLTKPIDRIEFSARARNMLSLRTGQKFLADRAEHLSALVEARTAEIREREKELIFRISRAAEFRDPETGAHIQRMAHYSQIIAQGLDLSPTIQKLMLEAAPMHDVGKIGIPDYILLKPGKLTPEEFEVMKGHSRIGHELLKDSRSEIMRAGAEVAISHHEKYDGSGYPLGLKGNQIPLFGRIVAVADVFDALTSERPYKRAWSLDDACKFLEDGRGKHFDPLCIEAFLAGWEQILEIRQRFRDEEIPQI; encoded by the coding sequence ATGCATACCGTCCTGATCATCGATGACAGTGACATCAACCTGACACTGATCAAGGCGCTGGTGCTCAAACTGGGCGACTGCAGCCCGATCCTTTTCGACAAGCCCATCGCCGCTCTTGAATGGTGCCGCGAGAATGTACCCGATCTGGTCATTGTCGATTACATGATGCCTGATATGGACGGCCTGCGTTTCATCAGTGCTTTCCGTGCCCTGCACGGGCGGAACGAGATTCCGGTGCTGATGATCACGGCCAACGATCAAAAGGACATTCGCTACGATGCCCTGCTCGGTGGCGCCAATGATTTCCTGACCAAGCCGATCGATCGCATCGAATTTTCGGCCCGGGCCCGCAACATGCTGTCGCTGCGCACCGGCCAGAAATTTCTGGCCGACCGCGCCGAGCATCTTTCGGCGCTGGTCGAGGCACGCACCGCAGAAATCCGCGAACGCGAAAAGGAGCTGATTTTCCGTATTTCGCGCGCTGCCGAATTTCGCGATCCGGAGACCGGGGCACACATCCAGCGCATGGCGCATTATTCGCAGATCATTGCCCAGGGCCTGGACCTTAGCCCCACCATCCAGAAACTGATGCTTGAAGCGGCGCCGATGCACGATGTGGGCAAGATCGGCATTCCGGACTACATCCTGCTCAAGCCGGGCAAGCTGACCCCGGAGGAGTTCGAGGTGATGAAGGGGCATTCGCGGATTGGCCATGAGCTGCTCAAGGACAGTCGTTCTGAAATCATGCGCGCCGGGGCGGAAGTGGCGATTTCACATCATGAGAAATATGATGGCAGCGGTTATCCATTGGGCCTGAAGGGCAACCAGATTCCGTTGTTCGGGCGCATTGTCGCCGTGGCCGATGTTTTCGATGCCCTGACTTCGGAGCGGCCGTATAAACGCGCCTGGTCGCTGGACGATGCCTGCAAGTTTCTTGAAGACGGGCGTGGCAAGCATTTCGACCCGTTGTGCATCGAAGCATTTCTGGCCGGTTGGGAACAAATTCTGGAAATTCGTCAGCGCTTCCGCGACGAGGAAATTCCGCAAATCTGA